A segment of the Aridibaculum aurantiacum genome:
CCGTTACAACCAACCAATATAGAAATTGATGGTTCGCTAAGCTCACAGTTCCTAACAGGTTTATTAATGGCTTTTGGAGCTGCTGTAACAGAGCCTGTAACCATTACTGTAAAAGAGCTTACCAGCAAACCTTATATAGATCTTACACTGCAGGTAATGGAAAGCTTTGGCAGGAAGATCACTCATGATGACTATGAAAAGTTTCACTTCCAGCCACAGGAGGTGAATTATACGCCGCAGCAATTTTCTATAGAGGGCGACTGGAGTGGTGCTGCATTTTTGCTGGTAGCAGGTGCTATTGCTGGTGATATAGAAGTAACCGGTTTAGATGTTTTTTCCAGCCAGGCCGATAAAGCTATCCTTCAGGTTTTGATGGATAGTGGCTGCAGGCTTTCGGTAAGGGAAGATGTTATAGAAGTAGGACCTGCTCCTCTAAAGCCGTTTCATTTCAACGCTATTCAATGCCCCGATCTGTTTCCTCCTGTAGCGGCACTTGCTGCTTTTTGTAATGGTAAATCTGTAATTGAAGGCACACACAGGTTGACGCATAAAGAGAGCAACCGTGCAGTAGCTATCCAGCAGGAGCTTGGTAAAATGGGAGTGGAGGTAGAACTGCAAGGCGACCTGATGATCATTAACGGTGGTGGTGTAGTAAGAGGTGCACAGGTTTATTCTCATCACGATCATCGTATAGCTATGGCGTGTGCTGTTGCTGGATTACGAGCTGATGGAATAACCGAAATTTCTGCAGCAGAATCAGTGAATAAATCTTACAAGGCTGTTTACGATCATTTGAAAAGTTTAGGTGCTACTGTAGAGGTTGTGTAATTTTACTGCACATCAACAAACAAGCAATTGAATAGTTTCGGCAGGATCTATCGCATCCATATTTTCGGTGAATCGCATGGTGAAAGTGTAGGCGTAACAATAGATGGTTGCCCGGCAGGATTATCATTAACCATAGAAGATTTTTTACCTGATCTTAAAAGAAGGCAAGGCGGCGCTAAAGGAACAACTCCACGAAAAGAGGAAGATCTTCCCATTTTCAAATCCGGCATTTTCAATAACAAAACGACTGGTGCTCCAATCACCATTCTTTTTGAAAACAACAATACACGCAGTTCAGATTACGAGAAACTCCGCGATGTGCCACGGCCAGGTCATGCTGATTGGGTAGCACATCAGAAATTTGGCACCTATGAAGACTTCAGGGGTGGTGGTCATTTTAGCGGACGCCTTACGCTTGGCTTGGTAGCAGCAGGTGTTATAGCAAAGAAGCTGATGCCTGCGGTACAAGTACAAGCAAATATTACTGCAATTGGTGGTGAAGCAGACATTGATAAAGGACTTCAAAAAGCCATTAATGCTAAAGACACTATAGGTGGAGTAGTGGAATGTAAAGTGAATGGTTTACCTGTTGGCTTAGGTGAACCATTTTTCGATTCGGTTGAAAGTTTATTAGCGCATGCTGTATTTGCCATCCCTGCTATTCGTGGTGTAGAATTCGGGACAGGCTTTGCAGCAGCAAATATGTTTGGAAGCGAACACAATGATGCTATAGAAGATATGAAAGGTACTACACGTACCAATCATGCAGGTGGTGTAGTAGGTGGAATAACAAACGGCAACGAGCTGGTTTATAGAGTAGCTGTAAAACCCACTTCATCTACACCTAAAGAGCAACAAACACTTAATTGGAACACAGGAGAACAAGAGGCATTTGCTGTTCGTGGGAGGCATGACTTATGTATAGCTTTACGCGTGCCGGTAGTGCTGGAAGCAGTAACGGCGCTGGTTTTAGCAGATTGTATGCTACTCGAACAAAAAATAAATCGAATTCATTAACCACAAAATTAAGACGTTATGGATGCACCCGTAATTTATCATCTTACAACCCTACCCGAATGGGAAGAGGCCCAGGACAAAGGTGTTTACGATCCTCCTTCATTTCAAAAAGATGGATTTATACATTGCTGTACCGATGAACAATTGGATCATGTAATGAAACGGCATTTCGAACAGCATGAAAACCTTATCAAGCTGGTCATCGATCCAGCAAGAGTTACACAGCCTTTGCGTTACGAGCACAACGAATCATACAACCAGGAGTACCCTCATATATACGGACCACTGAACCTGGAGGCAGTAACGCAGGTAGTATTCCTCGATCCAATCACATCAGAAGATTAAGTAACCATTGAATTAATTATAGCAGCCGGCAAATAGCCGGCTTTTTTTATGCATTCAAATCCTGCTTTGTAAAACTTTGATGATGAATGATTGATGTTGTTTATAAGCAGATGTATGTATTACAACCAGTTCGTGTGGAAAAAAATCAGCATGTTTATATTCAATTGATTCTGAGTAAATGGCATTAATTTTTTAGACATGGGTGAATAAACCAGAAAATCAAAAACCATGGCAAAAACTACAAACAAGAAGAGTGCAACAAAATCCTCTTCTTCATCAGGAAAAGGTTCTTCTGGCAGCGGATCTAAAAGCGGAAGCACTTCAGCTTCTAAATCTTCAGGCGGTTCTAAAGCAGCACCTAAAAAAGCTGCTACAGCAAAAGCTGCTGCTCCTAAAAAGGCTGCTGCTAAAAAAGCTGCTACTTCGTCTTCAAGAGGTCGTGCTGCAACACCAATCAATGAAACCGGAATGTTCCAGGAGTTGTTCCTTGAATCATTGAGGGACATGTATTATGCAGAGAAGCAACTGGTAAAAGTTTTACCAAGACTTCGTAAAGCAGCTACATCACCTGAACTTCAGCAAGCATTCGAACAGCATACTGCAGTTACACAACAACAAGTTGAAAGGCTTAACCAGGTGTTCGAAGCGTTGGGCAAAAAAGCTCAAGGTAAAAAATGCGAAGCAATGGAAGGCTTGGTAAGAGAAGCTGAAGAGATCATTTCAGACACTCAAAAAGGTACCAAGACACGTGACGTTGGTTTGATCATGGCTGCTCAAAAAGTAGAACACTACGAAATAGCAAGCTATGGTAGCCTTGCTACACTTGCAGCTACTATGGGTAATCCCCAGGTAAAAGAATTGTTGGGACAAACTTTGCAAGAAGAAAAGGATACAGATCAATTGTTGACTGAACTGGCAGAGAACAACATCAATGAGCAAGCTGCGCAAAATGAAAGCGAGGGCGAAGAAGAGGAAGAAGACGAAGAATAACCATAGTTGTTTCACATGTTAAAGCCAGGAAGATCATTACCTGGCTTTTTTATTTAAACCAAATATCAACATAGCGATGAAAGAGAATGAAGCGATACCTGAACTTCCCAAACAGGAAGTAGGTGCAAAAACTGATATAGAGGCATCTGAAACTTTATTAGACGCAGCAGAAGCAAGACAATTTTACCAGGAAGCACGCCAACGTTTTTTAGATGTAAACAGGTGGCACGACCTGACAGGTTTAATGACTGCATCATTTCAGATAACAGATGAAAATGGTAATGATGTAAACCGTCCTATACAGGTGCGAGATCATTTTAAAATTGATATTCCGGGTCCTGGTAACAGCACCGGTGATGGTTATGATTGGGTACAGGTAGAGCGTATAGAAGAAAAGGTAGATGAAGAATTGGATTCTGAATCAATTATCATGACTGTGCGTCCTGCACATAATCCCACTACAGCTAAAGAAGATATAGCGCATTTTTTCTCTGATGATGCTACATCTAATTTCATGTTGATGCGGGAAAAAAATCACATCACTGCTGGTGTTCATGGACGTAATGAAGTACCCAATACAGGAGAGACAGGTAGTTTACTGGATAAGGCTCGCAATGCTATTGTAGGAACCACAGCATTGCTTGGATTTTCTAATGCACAGTGGTCAACACTTGTAAATGCATGGCTAGGTAAGAAATAATAATAGGTCATCGAGTATGAGCAATGCGTAAAGCAGGTAACTCGCATGGCACGACTTTTATCCCATTTACACAAACAAAATATGGAGGTTATTATGAATAACAATCAAGATAAAGACCAGGAAGTACTGACACCTGGACAAGAAGAAACAACCGGAAACAACAGGGGATTGAATGAAAGTGGTGAAGGAATGGATAAAGATCTAGGTAATCTGGACAATGGTGCGCTAGGTGGTGCCGATGCACGTGAGGGTGCTGGCGCCGGTACAGGCAGTATGAACAATGGACAAGGTGATGGTGGTAGTCCAAGTGCTGCAGGTAGTACAGGTACAGGTGGATTAGGATCAATAGCTGCTGGTGCTCCCGGAGCTGGTGGCGATAGTGTAAAAGGTGTTGCAGGTAACAGTGGAAACTTTAGCAATACAGGTGGCGCCAGCGCCTCTGAAGGCGGTATGGGATCAGGTAATAAATCAGCAGATGATGATAGCAACATTGGCAATAATAGTAATCTGGGAAATGAGCAGAACGCAGAGAAACTGGCAGGTGGAGGTAACGAGGGTGGCTCAGAAGGTAAAGGAGATGCATCAGGTAAAGACGGCGCAGTTGCTGGCAACAGTTAGTTATTAAGTAGGTTAAAAGAAGAAGATGGGCTTATTACTAAGCCCATCTTCTATTTATACAAGTAAAGCATGACGTACGATAAACAGCTTGTAGATTCTATCAAAGAAATTCTTAGCAGCAGCCAGTCAACCATAGCTGTTGCAGAAAGTGTGACAGCAGGCCATATACAGGCAGCCTTATCACTTGCTACCAAAGCTGCCGAATACTTCCAGGGCGGCATCACGTGTTACAATCTTGGACAAAAAACAAAGCACCTGAATGTAGAGCCAACGCTGGCAGAAAAGAGCAACTGCATTCACCAGAAGATAGCCGCACAAATGGCTAAAGAGATTTGCAAACTCTTTATCAGCAACTACGGTATAGGAATAACTGGTTATGCTACTGTTGTTCCTGAAATTGAAGAAGAAGGAATATTTGCTTTTGTAGCCATTGTAGAAAATGGAGAGGTGGTTGTTGAGAGGCGACTGACATCAAAGAAAGAGGACCCGCTTGAGGTACAAGTGGATTACACTATGCAGGCACTGCAGGTTCTGCATCAGCATTTACAAAAGAAATGATTTCCTCGTGCCTAATTAGGTAAGTGTTTTTGGTTATAGTTTCATCATTTTCAAAGGAATAATACCTTTTGAAAACGTTCGCTATTTCAGTTATGTTTGCACTCCAACACTCATATTTCATCAATGGCACTTATCAAAAGTATATCCGGCATCCGCGGTACTATAGGCGGAAAGCCTGGCGACACGCTTAGCCCGCTGGATGTAGTTAAATTTTCTGCTGCATACGGCACATGGCTTCTACAACAAAATACAGGTAAAAAAGTAGTACTTGGTCGCGATGGCCGCATTAGTGGTGAGCTGGTTCAGCGGCTTGTGATAAGTACTTTAAATGCTCTTGGCATTGATGTAGTTGATCTTGGCCTGAGTACTACACCAACAGTAGAAATGGCTGTAGGGTTTGAAAATGCAGCAGGTGGTATCATCATCACAGCAAGCCATAATCCTAAAGAATGGAATGCGCTGAAACTACTGAACCACAAAGGTGAATTCATAAGTGCTGAAGATGGAGCCGTTGTTTTATCTATAGCTGAAAAAGAAGACTTTGCTTTTGTGGGTGTAGATAAACTTGGAAGCTATACAATAAATACAACTGCACTTCAGCAGCATATTGATGCTATTGTTCATTATCCTTTGGTGGATGTAGCTGCCATCAAGAAAAGAAAATTCAGCATTGTATTAGATGCTATTAATAGCACTGGAGCCATTGCTGTTCCTCTTTTGCTGAAAGCTTTGGGTGTAAAAGATATTACTATTCTTAATGAAGAAGTAAATGGAAAGTTTGCGCATAATCCTGAGCCGCTGCCACAGCACCTGAATGAACTATGTAATGAAGTGAACCGCAAGCAGGCAGATCTTGGTATTGCTGTAGATCCTGATGTAGACAGGCTTTGTTTTGTGTGTGAGGATGGAACCCTCTTTGGCGAAGAATATACTTTAGTAGCTATAGCTGATTATGTATTGCAGAAAAAGCCAGGTAATACTGTAAGCAATATGTCGAGCACACGTGCTTTGAAAGATGTTACAGTTAAAAATGGTGGTGAATATTTTCCAAGTGCAGTAGGAGAGGTGAATGTAGTAACCAAGATGAAGGCAGTAAATGCAGTGATCGGTGGCGAAGGAAATGGAGGCATCATTGTACCAGATCTTCATTATGGAAGAGATGCTTTGATCGGCATAGCTTTATTTCTTACCTACCTTGCTCATAGTAAAAAAAGTACTAAACAATTACGCGGCACATACCCTGATTATTTTATCAGTAAAAATAAGATTGAACTGGAGCAAGGCTTCAATGTGGATGCGATATTTGAAAAAATAAGAGACAAATACAAGAACAATCCTGTGAATACAGAGGATGGTTTAAAGATCGAATTTGAGAACGATTGGGTTCACCTGCGTACCAGCAATACAGAACCGATCATTCGTATTTATGCAGAGAGCAATTTTGAGACAACTGCAGAAAATATTGCCCGCAAAATGATACACGATATTAAGGAGAATATGTAAGTTCTTCTCACTCTATAGAAAAGCCGGTCACATGATCGGCTTTTTGCATTTCATGTGGTCATGCTTCCTCAAATAATCCAATGTTATCTACAACTGAAAATTGGCTGAAACTCGCTACAGGTAAGGCATGCAGCTTGTAATATATTAGGTAAAACCAATAATCATGAAAGCTATTTACTTATATATATTCTTACAACTTGCGGTCGTCAGTGTGATGGCGCAGCAGACAACTTTAGCCAGTTTTAGAGCTAATCAAAAGAATACAGCAGTAGAATTGAATTGGACAGCTCTTACAGAAGCAAATATGCAAATGCACTATGTAGAACGTAGTTCAAATGGTGGCGATTTTCAAACAATAGGTAACGTGGTGCCGCAAAATGCCACTACACCAACCAAGTATGAATTTGTAGATGCCGCTCCTGTACAAGGGCCTAATTATTATCGTATCAGGTCGTTGAGCAGAACAGGAGAGGTAACACTAAGTGGGATAGCAAGATTGAACATGGGAGCTATAAGAACAGATATCGCTGTTATGCCCAACCCTGTTAGAAATGGCGTGGTAAATCTTCAACTGAACAACATTGATAAAGGACGTTATGCTATAACCATAGTAAATGCACAAGGGCAGCGTGTTTATACATATTCTTTAGATCATCCTGGCGGGTCTTCTACTGAAATAATCAACCTGCCTGGTAATGTTGGAAAAGGCACACATTTCTTACAAGTCACTAATGGAATTACTCGCTTGAATAAACAATTGCTACTGCAATAATCACTCATCATAAATTTTAAAAGGAGTTGCCTCGTGGCTAACTCCTTTTTTTGTTTCTGCTTATGAACAATAGAAACTGTTCTTATTCTTATATACTTATTTTTGCGCCAATTGCTAAACAAGGTATGGCAGCTGTTGCCATACCTCATCTCTAACGATTGACCATAGAATAACCCCACATGTCAGAACGTATATATTTAGACAACGCCGCCACTACCTGCCTGGACTCGCAGGTGTTGGAAACTATGATGCCTTACCTAACCTCGTGTTATGGAAACCCATCTTCTATCTATAGCTATGGAAGAGAAAGCAGGCTGGCTATTGAAAATTCACGGAAGACTGTAGCTAAAATTTTAAATGCTCATCCTGCTGAGATCTTTTTCACCAGCGGTGGTACCGAGAGTAGCAATACAGCCATTACTGCTTCGGTGCGTGACCTTGGATGTAAGCATATAATCACATCCACCATAGAACATCATGCTACGCTACATACAGTAGAGTACCTGCAGCATCGTGGTGAAGCAACAGTTGCTTATGTCAAAATTTTAAAGGATGGACATATAGACCTGCAGCACCTGGAAGAATTATTAGCTTCTTCTAATAAGAAGACATTGGTAACGCTGATGCATGCTAATAATGAAATAGGTAATATGATAGACCTGCACGAAGTAGGTAATATCTGTAAAAAGCATAGCGCTATATTTCATAGCGATACAGTGCAGACTGTTGGTCATTTTCCTTTTGACCTAAGAAATACGCCTGTACATTTTATAACAGGTGGAGGACATAAATTTCATGGACCGAAAGGTGTGGGGATGCTATACATTAATGAGAATGTAAAGATCAAGCCTTTTGTACATGGTGGTAGCCAGGAAAGAAATATGCGGGCAGGAACAGAAAACCTATATGGCATTGTAGGTTTTGCAAAGGCATTGGAAATAGCTACAGAAAAATACGAAGAGCATAAGAAGTTTATTAATGATCTGCGGCTATATATGATGGAGCAGCTGCGCGATGCTATAAAAGGTGTAACATTTAATGGCGATCCTTTAGGTAAAAGTTTATATACCGTATTAAGTGTTAGCTTTCCCAAAACGGAGAAAAGTGAAATGATTTTATTTAACCTGGATATAAACAATATATGTGCGAGTGGTGGTAGTGCATGTACCAGTGGAGCCGACGCAGGCAGTCACGTGATACGTGCCATCAACAACAATCCCAACCAGGTGACCGTTCGTTTTTCGTTCAGTAAGAATAACACGAGGGACGAGGTGGATACGGTTGTTGAGAAATTAAAAGACATGATCTAATCAATAAAACAAAAACATGGCAGCAACTAAAATAACTGTGAACAACAACGGTTCATTAAGAATAGAAGG
Coding sequences within it:
- the aroA gene encoding 3-phosphoshikimate 1-carboxyvinyltransferase, whose protein sequence is MIARITPSTISGKVQAPGSKSLMQRACAAALLAKGRSTIINPSLNNDDEAALDIIQKLGAVVEFLEDGNIAITSEGVQPKEGAIHCGESGLSSRMFTPIAALSPSALTITGEGSLVTRPMDFFEQVLPQLNVECTSSGGKLPLHIKGPLQPTNIEIDGSLSSQFLTGLLMAFGAAVTEPVTITVKELTSKPYIDLTLQVMESFGRKITHDDYEKFHFQPQEVNYTPQQFSIEGDWSGAAFLLVAGAIAGDIEVTGLDVFSSQADKAILQVLMDSGCRLSVREDVIEVGPAPLKPFHFNAIQCPDLFPPVAALAAFCNGKSVIEGTHRLTHKESNRAVAIQQELGKMGVEVELQGDLMIINGGGVVRGAQVYSHHDHRIAMACAVAGLRADGITEISAAESVNKSYKAVYDHLKSLGATVEVV
- a CDS encoding chorismate synthase, encoding MNSFGRIYRIHIFGESHGESVGVTIDGCPAGLSLTIEDFLPDLKRRQGGAKGTTPRKEEDLPIFKSGIFNNKTTGAPITILFENNNTRSSDYEKLRDVPRPGHADWVAHQKFGTYEDFRGGGHFSGRLTLGLVAAGVIAKKLMPAVQVQANITAIGGEADIDKGLQKAINAKDTIGGVVECKVNGLPVGLGEPFFDSVESLLAHAVFAIPAIRGVEFGTGFAAANMFGSEHNDAIEDMKGTTRTNHAGGVVGGITNGNELVYRVAVKPTSSTPKEQQTLNWNTGEQEAFAVRGRHDLCIALRVPVVLEAVTALVLADCMLLEQKINRIH
- a CDS encoding DUF952 domain-containing protein — encoded protein: MDAPVIYHLTTLPEWEEAQDKGVYDPPSFQKDGFIHCCTDEQLDHVMKRHFEQHENLIKLVIDPARVTQPLRYEHNESYNQEYPHIYGPLNLEAVTQVVFLDPITSED
- a CDS encoding ferritin-like domain-containing protein, whose amino-acid sequence is MYYAEKQLVKVLPRLRKAATSPELQQAFEQHTAVTQQQVERLNQVFEALGKKAQGKKCEAMEGLVREAEEIISDTQKGTKTRDVGLIMAAQKVEHYEIASYGSLATLAATMGNPQVKELLGQTLQEEKDTDQLLTELAENNINEQAAQNESEGEEEEEDEE
- a CDS encoding CinA family protein; translation: MTYDKQLVDSIKEILSSSQSTIAVAESVTAGHIQAALSLATKAAEYFQGGITCYNLGQKTKHLNVEPTLAEKSNCIHQKIAAQMAKEICKLFISNYGIGITGYATVVPEIEEEGIFAFVAIVENGEVVVERRLTSKKEDPLEVQVDYTMQALQVLHQHLQKK
- the glmM gene encoding phosphoglucosamine mutase, whose amino-acid sequence is MALIKSISGIRGTIGGKPGDTLSPLDVVKFSAAYGTWLLQQNTGKKVVLGRDGRISGELVQRLVISTLNALGIDVVDLGLSTTPTVEMAVGFENAAGGIIITASHNPKEWNALKLLNHKGEFISAEDGAVVLSIAEKEDFAFVGVDKLGSYTINTTALQQHIDAIVHYPLVDVAAIKKRKFSIVLDAINSTGAIAVPLLLKALGVKDITILNEEVNGKFAHNPEPLPQHLNELCNEVNRKQADLGIAVDPDVDRLCFVCEDGTLFGEEYTLVAIADYVLQKKPGNTVSNMSSTRALKDVTVKNGGEYFPSAVGEVNVVTKMKAVNAVIGGEGNGGIIVPDLHYGRDALIGIALFLTYLAHSKKSTKQLRGTYPDYFISKNKIELEQGFNVDAIFEKIRDKYKNNPVNTEDGLKIEFENDWVHLRTSNTEPIIRIYAESNFETTAENIARKMIHDIKENM
- a CDS encoding T9SS type A sorting domain-containing protein; protein product: MKAIYLYIFLQLAVVSVMAQQTTLASFRANQKNTAVELNWTALTEANMQMHYVERSSNGGDFQTIGNVVPQNATTPTKYEFVDAAPVQGPNYYRIRSLSRTGEVTLSGIARLNMGAIRTDIAVMPNPVRNGVVNLQLNNIDKGRYAITIVNAQGQRVYTYSLDHPGGSSTEIINLPGNVGKGTHFLQVTNGITRLNKQLLLQ
- a CDS encoding cysteine desulfurase family protein, with the protein product MSERIYLDNAATTCLDSQVLETMMPYLTSCYGNPSSIYSYGRESRLAIENSRKTVAKILNAHPAEIFFTSGGTESSNTAITASVRDLGCKHIITSTIEHHATLHTVEYLQHRGEATVAYVKILKDGHIDLQHLEELLASSNKKTLVTLMHANNEIGNMIDLHEVGNICKKHSAIFHSDTVQTVGHFPFDLRNTPVHFITGGGHKFHGPKGVGMLYINENVKIKPFVHGGSQERNMRAGTENLYGIVGFAKALEIATEKYEEHKKFINDLRLYMMEQLRDAIKGVTFNGDPLGKSLYTVLSVSFPKTEKSEMILFNLDINNICASGGSACTSGADAGSHVIRAINNNPNQVTVRFSFSKNNTRDEVDTVVEKLKDMI